AGCAGGGCATCGGGGCCGGCTGCGGGCTCGCTACCGGCTCAATGGCGAGGAGGCGCTCGAAGATTACGAGCTGCTGGAGCTCCTCCTGACTTATGCTATTCCCAGGCACGACACCAAGCTGCTCGCCAAGAAGCTCCTGGAACGATTCGGGACGCTGGCCCGTGTCTTCGAGGCTGAGCCAGCAGCCCTGGAAGCAATAGACGGGATCGGGCCCCAGGCGGCCACGCTGATTTCGCTGATTCGACCCCTCGCGGTGCGTTTTGTCACACAGGCCCCAAAGGCGAAAACGGTGCTCAGGTCCACCGCGGAGGCCGCCGCCTATTTTCAGGCCAAGCTGAAGGGGTTATCTGAAGAAGAGGTCCATGTCGCGTTCGTGAATTCGAAAAACGCGGTGATGACCACCGAGTGCCTGCAGCGCGGGACCGTGGACCAATCGGTTGTGTACGTCAGGAAGGTAATCGAGCGTACCCTGGCGCATAAGGCCAGCGGCTTCCTTCTGGTCCATAATCATCCCAGCGGTGACCCCACGCCATCTAGCGATGACAGAGATCTGACCCAGGCGTTGAAGACAGCCGCGGCGACCGTTGGTGTGCGCTTCCTCGACCACCTGGTCATCGGCGAGACCGATCCCTTTAGTTTCAAGGCCAACGGGCTGCTGTAGCGGATGGATACGGAAAAATAGAGCTGAACACGCAGAGAATGGAGGGGACGATGGCAAGGCTGTTAATTACAGCGACCTACGGTTACGACAACTCCACACGGGCGGCGATGCCGTTTTTTGTGGCGAAGGGGGCGAAGGAATCGGGGATCGATGTCGGCATCGTCCTTGCGCTTGATGCCACCGTCCTGGTCAAACCGGAATTACGGCAGTACGTGAAGCCCCACGGGCTACCTCCACTCGACGAGCTTTTCCAGTTCGCCGTGGACCATCAGATCCCAATCTACGTCTGAGGGGGGTGAGCCCAGGCTCGAGGGGTCTTGGACGAAGACCTCAAGCGTATGTCAGTCATCGAGAAGATCGACATCAAACGGTATGCCCAACTACTCATGGAGTATGACCGGTCGGTTACTTACTAAGTAGGAAGCTATTAGCTGTCAGCTATCAGCTCTTAGCTAGGATATTCTTAAGGGTACCAAAAAAGCTGATTACTGACGGCTGACGGCTATTCCAGAGGGAGACACAACGATGCGCGCGATTCGCATGCACGAGTATGGCGGTCCTGAAGTACTTCGCTACGAGGAGGTGGCTCTCCCCGAGCCCGGCGTGGGCGAAGCGCGGGTCAAACTTGACGCGGTTGGGGTCAACTATATTGACATCTACCAACGGAAAGGCCAATACCCTGACCAGTTGCCGGTGATCCCCGGCCGGGAGGCGGCCGGCGTGGTGGATGCGGTAGGCCCGGGCGTATCGGACCTTACACCGGGAGCCCGCGTCGTCTACGCCATGCATGTGGGCGCCTACGCGGAATATGCGGTGGTCCCGGTGCGGAGGCTGGTGCCGATTCCGGATGCATTGGAGGCACGGGTGGCGGCGGCTGTGATGCTGCAGGGGCTGACCGCGCACTATCTGACCCACAGCGCCTACCCACTGCAGTTGGGCGACCGCGCGCTGATTCATGCGGCCGCTGGTGGCGTCGGCTTGCTCCTGGTCCAGATGGCCAAGCAACGGGGAGCCTGGGTTATCGGGACCGTCTCGACAGAGCAGAAGGCAGATCTGGCGAGACAGGCCGGTGCTGATGAGGTGATCCTCTACACGCAGGTTGACTGTGAAACGGAAACCAAGCGCCTAACCAGTGGCCAAGGCGTACACGTGGTCTACGACTCGGTCGGGCAGACCACCTTCGACAAGAGCCTCAACTGCCTCGGACCTCGAGGGTACCTCGTGCTCTACGGCCAGTCCAGCGGGCCGGTACCGTCGCTGGACCCCCAGGTGCTCAGCGCCAAGGGTTCACTGTATCTGACCCGTCCTAGCCTGATGCACTATACGCTCGACCGGGCAGAACTGCTGAAGCGGGCATCGGATCTGTTCCACTGGATCATGGCCGGAGCGCTCACCGTGCGGATCGACACGACCTTCCCGCTTGCGGAGGCCCCGCTCGCCCATCGCTACCTTGAAGAGCG
This genomic stretch from Candidatus Methylomirabilis limnetica harbors:
- a CDS encoding DsrE family protein, producing the protein MARLLITATYGYDNSTRAAMPFFVAKGAKESGIDVGIVLALDATVLVKPELRQYVKPHGLPPLDELFQFAVDHQIPIYV
- a CDS encoding quinone oxidoreductase family protein — its product is MRAIRMHEYGGPEVLRYEEVALPEPGVGEARVKLDAVGVNYIDIYQRKGQYPDQLPVIPGREAAGVVDAVGPGVSDLTPGARVVYAMHVGAYAEYAVVPVRRLVPIPDALEARVAAAVMLQGLTAHYLTHSAYPLQLGDRALIHAAAGGVGLLLVQMAKQRGAWVIGTVSTEQKADLARQAGADEVILYTQVDCETETKRLTSGQGVHVVYDSVGQTTFDKSLNCLGPRGYLVLYGQSSGPVPSLDPQVLSAKGSLYLTRPSLMHYTLDRAELLKRASDLFHWIMAGALTVRIDTTFPLAEAPLAHRYLEERKTKGKVLLIP
- the radC gene encoding RadC family protein; the encoded protein is MQKATNYLAGHRGRLRARYRLNGEEALEDYELLELLLTYAIPRHDTKLLAKKLLERFGTLARVFEAEPAALEAIDGIGPQAATLISLIRPLAVRFVTQAPKAKTVLRSTAEAAAYFQAKLKGLSEEEVHVAFVNSKNAVMTTECLQRGTVDQSVVYVRKVIERTLAHKASGFLLVHNHPSGDPTPSSDDRDLTQALKTAAATVGVRFLDHLVIGETDPFSFKANGLL